One window of Myxocyprinus asiaticus isolate MX2 ecotype Aquarium Trade chromosome 4, UBuf_Myxa_2, whole genome shotgun sequence genomic DNA carries:
- the LOC127434096 gene encoding sororin-like: MSNKTPRLASAGRSRKSNDHIRKSNGASPARRRSSRLSANDENLPSIIVAPPVAVKRSITVRKIAPRKTQALSDSNKENVERLSEVALKVSKVMTSSPCVATAPKTAVLSPVLPPPPPSSQHREPEQDPVWSQKVRRSYSRLSFGEKSFESPKTQPASSSSPNNRETLFGFERLQTPEVMRKTERSGIAPQGSSSFSVGSFNTSTADDTASCPPEVDPNIPGVCLVKKTTRRKRVQQIKMYELEVLAAKMNAEFEEAEHFDLVVE, from the exons ATGAGCAACAAAACCCCACGATTAGCGTCGGCTGGTCGGTCGAGGAAGAGCAACGACCATATCAGAA AGTCAAATGGAGCCAGTCCTGCAAGACGGAGATCTTCCAGGTTGTCGGCAAACGATGAAAATCTGCCCTCTATAATTGTG GCTCCACCAGTGGCTGTTAAACGGTCGATCACCGTTCGAAAAATAGCACCCAGGAAAACTCAG GCCCTGTCGGACAGTAACAAAGAGAATGTGGAAAGATTATCTGAAGTGGCATTAAAGGTGTCCAAAGTCATGACATCATCCCCATGTGTAGCAACTGCACCCAAGACGGCCGTCCTGTCGCCCGTCttgcctcctcctcctccatcATCTCAGCATAGAGAACCTGAGCAGGACCCTGTTTGGTCCCAGAAAGTGAGGCGCTCCTACAGTCGGCTTAGTTTTGGGGAAAAGTCCTTTGAAAGCCCCAAAACTCAGCCTGCTTCTTCCTCATCTCCCAACAACCGAGAGACCCTGTTTGGGTTTGAGAGGCTTCAGACACCAGAGGTGATGCGTAAAACAGAACGGTCTGGAATAGCTCCTCAAGGCTCTTCGTCATTCAGTGTGGGTTCTTTTAACACCTCAACTGCTGATGACACCGCATCTTGCCCTCCTGAAGTGGATCCAAACATTCCTGGTGTGTGCCTGGTGAAGAAAACCACCAGGAGGAAGCGTGTGCAACAGATCAAG ATGTATGAATTGGAAGTTCTTGCCGCAAAGATGAATGCAGAATTTGAAGAAGCGGAACATTTTGATCTGGTTGTTGAATGA